The sequence CTCGTTGAGGTCCACGTGCGGCGGCTGCGCGACCGCGAACATCACCGCGCGGGCGATGTCGTCGGCGGTCAGCACGTCCTGCAGCTCGTGGGAGAAGCCCGGCGTCTCGACCATGCCGGGGGAGATGAGGGTGGTGCGCACGCCGGTGCCGTTGAAGTCCTGGCGGGCGGCCTCCGCCATGCCCGTGACGGCGAACTTGGTGGCGGAGTAGAGCGACCCCTTGAGCGCGCGGCGGCCGGCGATGCTGCTGGTGATCACGAGGTGGCCCTTGGACTCGCGCAAGGCCGCGGCCGTGGCCCGGATCGTCGCGTAGATCCCGAAGACGTTCGTGATGACCATCTGCTTGGCGTCCTCGGGGTCACCCGCCTCGAACCCGCGCGGGTGGCCGACGCCGGCGTTGGCGAACACGACGTCGATGCGGCCGAGCTGCTCGAGCGTGCGCCGGGCCAGCGCCTCGACCTGCGCGTAGTCGCCGACGTCGGTCTGCACGACCAGTCCGCCGGTCTCGTCCGCGAGCGTCTCGAGCTTGTCGACCGAGCGCGCGGCGAGCACGACGCGATAGCCGGCCTCGGCGGCCTGGCGGGCGGTGGCGGCGCCGATCCCAGTGGAAGCGCCGGCGATCAGGAACACGCGATCGTCCATGGTTCCTATCGTTACCCGGACCAATGCTCGCTGATCGTGCACGGATAGAAGTCGAGGCCGGACGCGGCGGCGACGGGTCGATGTCGTTCCGCCGCGAGTCGCGGGTGCCCAAGGGCGGGCCCGACGGCGGGGACGGCGGGCGCGGCGGCGACGTGGTCCTGCGCTGCGACGACTCGCTGCGCGACCTGCAGTCGTTCCGGCGCCGC comes from Solirubrobacter pauli and encodes:
- a CDS encoding SDR family oxidoreductase, whose product is MDDRVFLIAGASTGIGAATARQAAEAGYRVVLAARSVDKLETLADETGGLVVQTDVGDYAQVEALARRTLEQLGRIDVVFANAGVGHPRGFEAGDPEDAKQMVITNVFGIYATIRATAAALRESKGHLVITSSIAGRRALKGSLYSATKFAVTGMAEAARQDFNGTGVRTTLISPGMVETPGFSHELQDVLTADDIARAVMFAVAQPPHVDLNEILVRPTAQES